GGATCATGAACGTGCCTTCTTTGATTCGGCAGATTGGGCCTTAGGGAAGGTAGTTTGTTGCATACTGGGCTGGTGCAGGCTTTGGGGAAGCCCACCTGGAATCACATTGAGGCCCATATTGAATATTGgaaatctatttatttattattattatttttttaatattataaactTGATCTTTcttgagttttattttatttttttctgatttcttgTGATTGGTAGCAAGGAGGAGCTGGGTTGGACCAAAAGTCAAAAGCAGCAGTAGAGACTCTACGCCCAAAGTTGGAGGTACCCCTACTCACTACCATGGATTTAATTCATGATATCGGTGATAGTATCGGTCATCGCCGATAGTGATACTGATATCGATACTATTGATTGTATCGGTCCGATTTTATatagaaataatattttttttcctataaaattaaaaaaaaaatatatccataTTGGCTGATACGGTGATACCCATATCAGTCAGGTATCCATCTTTCTCATCTATGATTTAACCAGGGTTAGGATGGGCTGGGCCTGTATGGGCTTCGACTAGCAAAGAAGGCtttaattgattgattgatttgaatttggaattcCACAGAGAACGCCTCATCAGCAACTCCCTCCTCGGAGACCGGCCTGTACATCAGGGGTAGATGTCACTGTGAGTTAATTGTTTTTGTCAAACaagcacctctctctctctctctctctctctctctctctctctctctctctctctctttgtgttcTAATCTACTACACCATATGTTTCAGGCCGACTAAAATACCTTTGAGGCCACAAAGTAGGTGTTTACTATGACATTCTTGATTCTCAACAGAGAATTTTTAATTGATTGGAGCTTTGATTCATACACATTACAAATTGTTACCTATTTGTGAATGGAATCATCTGCAATATAAATTTTATTCCTTACGACCAAGGTAATAGGTATAGGTATTTGTATTGGAGAATAAATTAATCTCCAACGATAACAGCTGCCCAATGCAGTAGGTGAGGTTGTAGTATGCTAAAAGCCCACACTCACTAGATGGTCTCAAGTTTGAGTCTCTTGGCTGTTACACTTACTAGATGGTCTCGACTATAACTGATGATACTTGTATCGGTTTGGCATCTGGCAATTTCGACTCAGGATTggatagaattaaaaaaaatgtatcgGATATATATTGGCCAATACGATATTTGATACCTTGATCCACATGTTACCAGTCTTATAAACCTAACTTTAGAGATGAAGGAGcctaagaccatatcaaccaCATTAGATCTCTTTAACATGGGATCAGCTCCCCCAGGACTGATATGGGATCATAACATTTCAATATGCTTCGAACCAATATCTATGATGATTCACTCCAAATCAGGTAGTCCTTTCCTAGGGGTTTCACCCTAGCACCCGGGTGGCCCTCTTTCCATGTGggggttgagacttgagaccaGAAAGCACAAAGGACTAACACGAGAGCCCATATTCAATATTATTCGTGGGCCATTTTTGTAGGGTTACCATGACAGTGTTTAGTCCTAGCAAAAGCCACTCCTGGATTTTGCCTTGAATAATACAACGTTCCACTGTGATTTAAGCAGTCAAAAGACGTGACGAACCCTTGGTTGCTACATTGCGGTTTCACGGTGGGTACAGTGAACAAAACAAGGTTCCGCTGTGGGCTGTAGGCTGTGGGCTGTGGGCTGTGGCTGCCCACTTTATATATAATAACTATTTATTTAAggagatctctcttccctttgcTTCCGACATGTCTAGAAAATGGGAGCGTCGCCTGTAACCAAAGAGTCATTAACTTAGAGATTTAaatatcatcatcttcatcgtcATCTCTCATAATCATCTTCATCGTCACAAGAGGACgacgaagaagaaaaactaagagAATATTATAAAATTTTGCTCGTTGTGACCTTGTCCCTCTCCCTCCACACAGTATACAAAAAGGAAAGCTTCTTTTCACGTCTTAAGGTATTCTTCCATCTCAAAGGTTCTCTTAGCCCACTGTGACGGGTACAGTAGCaaccttttttccctttttttattttcttttcacatGAAATGGCCTTTCTTTTTGAATTGGTGTGCTCGTTGTGCTCGTTGTGTCATTTTCTTTCCCAGATAATTTCACAAACTTTTTTGAATAAATTATTGTTAAATAAAGTGGGATACCTCATGATATATGATTAGAGGGTCTAACCTTGAGGCATTAGCTGGAAATGACCTAAATGTATAGTAAGATATATACAAATGTTCTCTGTCTAGGAGCCAAGCCCCCTACACCCAAACACAGGGGTTGTAAATGACCACCACACTCTCCTTTACGATGCCCACACATTGGTTGGGGTGCTGGTGCAGGGGTCACACTATCAGACAAAATTCATATCCAACATCCCAAATAATTGATGTGAAATTATACCATAATAACGCCCAACAATTATGGAAGCAGGTGGTTTGCTCTTTCTCCTCTAAAATGAAAAGATAATACTAACAATCATATTAGCAATAGCAGCagcgacaacaacaacaacaacaacaacaacaacaactgtaaccttatcccaacttaatgggatcggcTATATGGATCTATTAcgtatcaaagaaaaagaaaaccaaaataaaataagtgcACAAGGAACTAAAATGAGATAAAAGAAATAAGTTTTAACAGTATAATTGAACATCCCAGGAACAACACCTACAAGGGATCGCTATGTGGATCCTTATCCTCCACAACGATCTTTTTGCAGTCATCCCATAATCCAACCCTACCTATTACATATCTTTCCTTACAACTTTGTTAATAGTCATTTAGATCCACCCCTACCTCTTCTGGAACTCTCTATGTGAATCTGATCGTTTTTTCTTATTAGGGCATTCATATTAGCAATATTAACTCATAATAACTTACCcttcttaaaataataataataataataataaatcaaaaagataaataaataattgaataaaCCTCACCCTTCTATTTCTTTTCGTTTCTAGTTACACAATAATTCCTTCACCCATGCCTTCATGGTTCTTAGATACGTTAGTGTGGTGTGCTAGCTAGCTAGATTCTCACAACTCAGAGCCAAGATTTTGCTCTAGAGTGCTAAGGCACAATACAATTATAATTGAGCAATGAAAAAaggaatttaaattttaaaaggcCCAAAAAATAAGGTCCCACACTCCTCTTGTCTCAGCATGCACATGCCTATCCTAAAATACATGGTTGGGGCCTTGTGATAGAGTTCTTTAATTAGGAATTTCTGTTGGAAGTTTTGATTTGGGACGACTATAGCCAACTAACCAACCAATTCATATATATACCTAAAGAATGAGTTGCAGATTCAAAATTTTGTACTTTGCTTTGGTCATTATCTCTTTTTTCCattccctcttttctttttctaattccTCCTTTAATCCACTTGAAACTATTTTAGAATTTTTCTGATTCTCATTCCACTGCTccataatttatttcttttagaaCTGTACTGATATGGTTGTGGGCTGTTGTCCTTGCAAGTTGGAACCATGTGCCTTGTAAAATGATGGATTAATTTGTGAGGCATATATGTGTGCCTAAGACTACAGTTAATTACCTGGGAAACCGGTTTCTCCTGTAAGCATATATGATTATATGAAGGGAAGAAGGTCCCTTTCTTTGGTGTGGTAACTGCTGAGTAGTAACTATCTAGATGTGATCAGTGCGAAGAGGGAGTAAGGGTATCAATCAGTTCGGTTTGATTTTTTGGTGGTGATGATAAGGAGGCGGTGGTAATAGCAGTGGTAGTGGGAAGGTGGCCATCGTAAGGAGGTGGGGGCAAAAGGGTGCTGTTTTATTTTGAATATAAAGTTATTACATTTTTCGTCAAATCAACCATGTGCACATTAAAGAGCAAAAACGaaattaatttcaattccaaaatagaaacaatttCTCAGCTATTTCAGAATTTCTATTTCATTGAGATATAATgcagaaatcaaaccaaacatttccaaaatagaaatcaccatgtcaaattgaaataaaaatcatacaaaATTAGGCCTCAATCTTCATGAATACTGATTCCGATTCACTTAAAATCAGATTTCAATTTAGTTGGAATCACAAAAACTCAAAATCTACCTGAACCCTGGAATCAAGTACAAATCAGATGATAGATTTTGTACAAATTCTACAAAATCAATGATCTGAtttcaattcctcaaaccatgattaTACACGAACCAAAGCAAAAGTCATTTTTGTGTCCATACTACACAATGCATGAGTGCATGAGCATACCTAGCCCATTATTAAGTGGCATTGGTTGACATGTCAATAATGCCTCccttaggttatgtttggtagctaagagaagaaaagaaaagaaaagaaaagaaaagaaaagaagagaaaagagaagaaatggtgagaaaataaaaaaggtatgtatgtttggttaccaagagaagaaaaaaaaagaaaaaaaaagacaagaaaaaaattcaaaaaattttgaattttaagagagagatagatacaggaaatcattgtgtaatcattcattttttgtcttattatgttttcatgttttcttgtgtttatggcaagaaaatttttgggagagcaaaagaaaatttcacaattcctaaggggaattttgaatttaaaaagggaaatcttctcatgggtgaagacataccaagtgcaaagaaaaattcttaacccaaggaaaaaagtacaaaaattgtacttttcccttatcttttatttccttctcttggctaccaaacacagtcttAGGTTAAAGTGATATaaggtcattttttttttccgtttcaAAGGGCCAACTAGGAGTCATATATGGTACTCATAGAGGGGCCAGAATGGAGACTTATATATTGTTAAGGGGTCTTGATCCACGATCCAAGTCTCTGAAATATTCTCTTAAGGGACTCTTGTGCCTGGACACAAGGGTGGACGCATGACCACCCGACCCCTCTCTGTTGAATAACTGGGTATGCACTCTCATTATCCCCTACACTAGCGCAAAGCCACATGACTAGATAGCATTCTCTCTCCCAACAGATATACTCAACATGTGTGAATGGTTCATGAACGATACACGAATTTATTGACAATAGCCCAACACATATGCCTTTTTTTTAAAGCTGTTCTTTAAAGCTAATGATCTAgcaaatgaatttctttttcttaaggGACCTTTGTTTCAATGAGGAACCTATCTACCCCAATTTATCAACACCTTTGttgacattttttttgtttttacacatctttattcatattttgattttctatttacACCTATCAAATTGCATTGTGGGTGGGATTTATAGATAGCAAAATCATGGTTATGAGTATTGATATTATTATCGCTattcaatataaaaaataattgaaagtatAGTCTAAAAAGTAGTTCTTTTTTCAATATACATTCGATACAAGCTTGATACATGTCGATATGGCTTCATTCATATCGTATTGGTATAGTCACCTCTCATTTTGTTCTAGGACTCTTCTTCTTTGTAGACCATTTGTGGTCTGCGAAAAGGGCCCATGCGGCTGCACTACAGtaggatttgaaaaaaaaatgttattaaatcacacaataaaaaaattgtaatataGGTTATTAAAAtcacacaataaaaataaatgcattTATTGTGTTAGTATAAAGCCAACAAACAATAAAACCTAATAAATAAGAAGACGTAAATggcaaaaattaaaagcatgCTTCTAATGAGAATAGCTTTCTGTTTTGGTAGGGAGGGGTTATTTAATGACAATTCTTAACCATGGACTTaactgaaaataataataataataataataataataaagagggAAGAAAGGGTTGATATTTCAAAACAACCAAGTTGACCTCTCACACCAAAACCTTATTCACAGTATGCAAAACTTGCACAGAAAGACAACTCGGATCATGCTTCACAGCTTTTGCCATTCCATTGTTTCATTTCTACAGCTCCTCTTAAAAGTCTTAACTCAAAAGCTTCCAAGAACTAACAACTTCAAgtcaacttttttatttttctttcctttttctatttttacaggTTGAATTACTTTGATGGACTTTATTGTTGGTATAGTCTTTAAGATCTATTTattgttttcatattttatttcatgttatTTATGTTCATTACCAGTCTTAAATGGTTATTTATGCTATTTTTATCCATCTATTATTGTTTGGTAGAAATTTATTCAATCTATTGTATTCATATTTTTGTTGTAGACTTTAAGTTCTATCTATTTAGTATTTGTGAAAATGTTGAGCATGGAGCCAAGGTACCCAACATgtatcattctctctcctcctctttgaAAAAGACCCTTTTGCCCTCTTGTATTTAGATTTGTGATTGATGCATGCTACTAGCTTGCTGAAAACTGGTGGCATGCCCAACCTTCTTCCTTACTATTTCAAACATCGTCTCAATCTTAAAGTAGTTTTAAAATAACccctcctcattttttttttcttctaatgaaATGTGTAAACCACAACATTTtgtgtattttctttttaatttctctcGTTCATATATAATTGAACAAAGAGAATAATATGCACTTATTGAAAGGTATTACTTATTTAACAATCTTAACCCTATACTATTTTTAAGGATAAATGAAAGCTCCTTAGTCATGTGACCCCAATCGTCAAATACAAAAGGAGGTGAAGTGATGTCCCGCTCTTGTAAAACCCCAAAAAACACCCCTCTAATGCTTATGCATCATCATTGGCAAAGTATTGACGTAAGTTATATAGGAGTTTCATAATAATCTTTTTAAATTCCAAATGGGAAGAGTAGCACTTTttaagaattaagaaaaatgaaaatatttttcctcaaaattttgGGGTGACTATCAAATTGTAAGGTAGATAATATCCAAATTTTACTTATAAGTTGACCTAGCTTCCTTACTTATGAAGCTCCAATCCAAACATATATATCAAcctttataaaaagaaaaataaatgcaacataaaatattttaaacgGAAAGAGTTCTTTGTTCAAGACTGTGGCTTCAGCATTAGTGCGAGTTCCAATGAGAATGCGGAAGCATCAACAGGATGGCTATTTCCATCTTTTATGGGAGACAAAGCAATCATTTTCCCCCCTCCCAACCTCAATGTGTCTGAGAACTATCCCTACACTCCCGGAGAATCTTTTTATCCCTTTTTaaattatcaaaacataaaataaataaaaaataacaaatgggAAAAGATTAGATATTCCACTAGTTTTCTTGAAGTCAACGGTTCAACCATAGGAGGGCTTAGATAGGAGGAACATTGGAGACACATATATCAATATATTGACGACATATCCAACatttttccataaaaatttcagattacCACGAGGAAACATCTAGAAGCATCAAGGCCATATCATGAGAGGTTATTAACTGGTTATGTTTAATGTATCAGCATCCATAGACAAGCACTCTCAATTGAGAATTTCCGAGTGAACATTGAAGAAGTAAAAAGTAATGTGGGACCCATGTAGGCATGTAGGCAATATAacttaattgtttttttatatGGTAATATCTTTAATTCACACGTAGAAACGAATTAGAAACAATAATGACGTGGCATTATGAAGCAATTAATGATGTGGCATGAGAGGGAGCTGGCATCCAGAATGATACAGCAAAGCAAGCTCCAAAAATCCGGTCTGTACTGGACATGGCGGTAGTATACGTTCCAATAGCCACGTGGCAACAGTGAGGCAAGTTGGTTACGTGGTATGAGGTAGTGCCAGCTGGCCACCCACACACGAGATTGTTGGAGCTGCAGCTTTTGAAAGCCTTCGGATCTGGGAAGTTAAGGGAGCCTTTAAGGCAGCCCCATCTATTTGCATGTGCCCTAATTaataaaatacttttttttttttttcttttaaaagaaaGGGTGCTGGGATGATTGGGTGAAGGTGAAGCAGGTTAAAAGAGAAGTAAATAAAAGCTTGATTCTTGTGACTTAAAAGAGACGTTACTTTCCCggcttttttatccttttttttttatattgaaattTCATACTTGTCCTCTCCCTTTCCATCAAATGGCCAAtgcatcattttctttctttgtcatcTACATCTCGGGTTTTCTAACGCTAACTAGCATTGCTATAAGACTTTAAATTGATAAGAATCGATTAAACCTGACCTAAACAAAAGGTAACCTTTATCAGTAATATCATTCAAATAGTACTTCTTTAGTGGGTGTTGGGTATAGAGATGTTAAATAGAGACAAACATTTCTATTTAAGTCTATTATAAATATAAGAATGCAGAAACtaaggcatcgtttgataacgttttttcagtttctatgtctaAAAACAACAGAAATAGATTTTCacgtttttaaaaataaaaacaaattttttggtatttgataaagttgtatctcaaaacattttttacagacatgacaataaaaaattcaatagtgtcatcggatgcccaaaagggagagagggttgggttgtgtctttttaggtttaaatagttgaaagaTTTATCGAACATAatagcctctttttttttttttatcaaattcgTTTTTAGAGATAAACaaacaagtcatacttgtttcGTAAaaatcgtttctagaattgtaaatagaaataaattttgatttatgtttctaacaacgggtgaaacagaacaactttatcaaaagTTTTTTAAgctgtttctccatttttagGAACATAAAAATccagaaacaatagaaataaTACGTTAtcaaatgatgcctatgaaaaaTAACTTTAGATATTAATCCTTGAAAAATGCAATGAAGGTACAAGGACAAAACGGTAAATAAACTTTGCTAAAGTCTTACTCTTCTTAACTtctatcatttttatttatttattttcccctCTTCCTAAATGAATTCTTACAGCGGTTGTTGAACCCGGGAGCCCGTGATGGGTCACTGGCTATAGGCAGTGGAACCTAAGCTTTTACCGGTTGGAGGCAGTGAATGGTGTAGCGTGTAAGGTCTTCgtttccccttcttttaattggAGGGTTGGGTCGTAGAGTAGTGACAAGtgagtggagagagagagagagggggccAAGGCGGCATCTTTATCTCATCATCTGTGTTGCCAGCGAAGAAGTGGTAGGATCAAAGCTTcctcttctacccaaaaaaaaaaaaaagcttcctCCAAAGCTGGCATTTCTTCTTTGGGTTTTTTTCTGCCGCACCTCCGTATTTACCTTGAAATTTTGGGCTTAAATCCATTGCTTCCCTCCGCATCCTCTCCACATCTCCCTCGCTCTCTTAGGGTGTGTAGGGGTTTGACAATTTCATTTTCCTATTCTTCATCCTGTAAGGAGAACAAAATGTGGAGGATTTGAGAGATGTTTGAAGGTTTTGGAACTATTGCAACCATGTCGACTTCTCCATCTTTGGCTGGTGGGGAGAAGAGGCATTGGTGGCTTAGCAACAGAAAGGTGGGTTTCTTATTTCACTCTAGAGTCGCTTTCTTTTTTAGTGATGTGATGTGGTTTAGAATCTGTTTGGTTTTCATCTTCGTTTATCAAATGTTCTAAAACTAGTATACAGAACAGTTGCAATAATGGGTTTTTGTTTGGAAGCTCTAATTGAAATGGGTTTCTCTCGTGCTTGATCTTCTTGTTCTAAGATGGttgctttcctttttgttcCCTTCTAATTTTCTGGGatctttttctcttccctttttaaggaattttttttgagTCTGATGTTCTCTGCAGCCCCAGTGGTGGTGTTTTGGTAGTTTTAATGGCCGCACTACACGTTGTGGTGTTCCAAGAGGTACAAAACGGGTTTTTGTCTCATGCTTCAGTGATCTAAGGAGCGATGAGTTTCCTAGTTCATATGACTAAAATTTTTAACTTTCAGTCTTCAATGCTGCTTAAGATTAGTGATTCTAATTGTTCAGGAATGGGTCTAATGTCTTCTCCTTCAATCTATCCGTACTGACCTGCAATCTTGTGTTACTCCTTATAGGTTGTCGACAAGTATGTAAAAGAAGCTCGAGCGCTAATCGCCACCCAGGAGCAGTCGGAGATCGCTTCGGCCCTGAATCTCCTCGATGCTGCCCTTGCGCTCTCTCCGCGGTTCGAGTCGGCTCTTGAGCTTAAAGCTCGATCCCTTCTCTACCTCCGACGATACAAGGAGGTTGCTGACATGCTTCAAGAATACATACCCAGCGTCAAGATGGTATCCGAAGAATCATGCCTCTCTTCCGACAACTCGTCCCAGCAGCTGTCTAGGGAACAAGTTAAGCTCCTCCCCTCTGACTCGATAGATAAAGACCCCACTTTTAAATGCTTCTCTGTTTCGGACCTAAAGAAGAAGGTCATGGCTGGTATCTGTAAGAGCTACGAGACGGAAGGGCAATGGAGGTACTTCCCTGTTCCTCACGCATTTTGCTGTTTCTGTAAGATAAAATTTCCTGTTTTGTGTTCCTTTTTGCAGAATAACAGTGTTATTCGAATGAAACCTCATTATGTCAAAATCACGACCATGAGATGGGAGTTGAGCTGGAATCATTGGAATGGTGTCGTTATTTAGAAGAAGATAGTTTAATCTCTATTAATCTTGTTGGGTTGCTCATcatctctgtttttttctttttacaatGCAGGTACTTGGTTGTGGGTCAAGCTTGTTGCCATCTTGGGTTGATTGAAGACGCAATGGTGCTCCTTCAAACAGGAAAACGTCTAGCTTCAGCAGCGTTCAGGAAGGAAAGCGTGTGCTGGTCTGACGACAGCTTCTCGTTCGCCAACGTTACTGGCAGCAGCGATTTCAGCTACGGCAATACTCCGATAACGCCACCACCGCCGGAGTCCGAGTGTGTCGCACAACTCCTCAGTCACATCAAGCTGCTCCTTCGCCGCCGCACTGCGGCCGTTGCAGCCTTAGACGCAGGTCTCAACTCGGAAGCCGTCAGGCACTTCTCCAAGATAGTTGATAATCGCCGAGGAACCCCACAGGGCTTCCTTGCGGAATGCTACATGCACAGAGCTTCTGCATACAGGGCTGCTGGCCGAATTGCAGAGGCCATTGCTGATTGCAATAGGACCCTTGCACTTGACCCAACCTGTATCCCGGCTCTGACCACACGGGCCAGCCTCCTGGAGACCATTAGATGCTTTTCCGATAGCCTGCGTGATCTCGAACACTTGAAGCTCCTCTATGATTCCATCTTACGGGACAGGAAGCTCCCTGGCCCTGTTTGGAAGAGGCACAATGTCCGGTACCGTGACGTCCCAGGCAATCTGAAGGCCTTGACATCGAAGATGCAGGAATTGAGGCAGAGACTGGCTTCTGGGGAGACGGGCAATGTGGATTATTATGCACTGATCGGATTGAGGAGGGGCTGCTCGCGATCGGAGTTGGAGAGGGCCCATTTGTTGCTGAGCTTGCGGCACAGACCTGATAGGGCCATCAGTTTTATCGATCGATGCGAGTTTGTGGATGATCGTGACATTGATTCGGTGAAAGACCAAGCAAGGATGTCGGCATTGGTGTTATATCGGCTTCTACAAAAGGGGTATTCGACCGTCATGTCCACTATCATGGACGAGGAGGCAGCTGAGAAGCGGAGGAAGAAGGCCGCAGCTGCTCTACAGGGAGCGGCGGTGGCGGCTTCACCCCAAAACCAAGTTATCGTCCCAGAGCCAAAGTTGGAATGCGAGAAGAGTAGTGGTAAACCTTTACCAGCAGCAATGGAGATTCAAGGGAGGAACCGGAGTTCATCAGATTACAGTGCAGTGGATGAGGTCAAGGAGAGGAAGAACGTGAATGCGAATGCGGCGGccacagcaacagcagcagtaTTCCAAGGGGTTTTTTGTCGAGATCTTGCCGTCGTTGGGAATTTGCTGTCGCAGGTTGGGTTTGACATTCCGATTCCGGTCAAATATGAAGCTTTGAGCTGCTAATGTAACCAGGACGACGAAGAAGCTTAGTAATATGGGAATAGAGAGGCAATTGTCATATGCTTAATCCTTGTACCCAcactctcccctcccctccgcTCCTCTTTACAAGTCTCTCTGTACAGAACAAAtcgagagaagaaaagagatggTACCACCATACCCAACGGGAAAATTTTGTCACCTTCGCTCCCATGTGTAGTTGTAGTTTCAGTACTTTAGGTTTCAGTATCAGTTCTATCTTCCCTTTTTTCGAATCCGTTAATGGTGGTTGTTTCGTTAAGATATGTACAGTACTATATCCCAATTTCATCTTTTTGTAGTCTCAGTCTTTAATTACATTGAATTGAAGCTGTAGCCTTCTAGCTTATTAGAAAGATATTTTCCCctgttcttcttcatcctcgTCTCTGTTATTTATTTGTCATCAATTGCTTACCAACTAGCAAAAAGAGTTGCAGAGAGGGTGGGTGCGTGgttggggaaggggggggggggttgataTCGATTTGCAGTAAGTGGGTAGATGTTCTCTTCTTATCCTAATTTGATATCTTCTACCTTCAAGGTTATCTGCAACTCTGCAATTCTAA
This Macadamia integrifolia cultivar HAES 741 chromosome 10, SCU_Mint_v3, whole genome shotgun sequence DNA region includes the following protein-coding sequences:
- the LOC122092472 gene encoding uncharacterized protein LOC122092472 isoform X1 — its product is MFEGFGTIATMSTSPSLAGGEKRHWWLSNRKVVDKYVKEARALIATQEQSEIASALNLLDAALALSPRFESALELKARSLLYLRRYKEVADMLQEYIPSVKMVSEESCLSSDNSSQQLSREQVKLLPSDSIDKDPTFKCFSVSDLKKKVMAGICKSYETEGQWRYLVVGQACCHLGLIEDAMVLLQTGKRLASAAFRKESVCWSDDSFSFANVTGSSDFSYGNTPITPPPPESECVAQLLSHIKLLLRRRTAAVAALDAGLNSEAVRHFSKIVDNRRGTPQGFLAECYMHRASAYRAAGRIAEAIADCNRTLALDPTCIPALTTRASLLETIRCFSDSLRDLEHLKLLYDSILRDRKLPGPVWKRHNVRYRDVPGNLKALTSKMQELRQRLASGETGNVDYYALIGLRRGCSRSELERAHLLLSLRHRPDRAISFIDRCEFVDDRDIDSVKDQARMSALVLYRLLQKGYSTVMSTIMDEEAAEKRRKKAAAALQGAAVAASPQNQVIVPEPKLECEKSSGKPLPAAMEIQGRNRSSSDYSAVDEVKERKNVNANAAATATAAVFQGVFCRDLAVVGNLLSQVGFDIPIPVKYEALSC
- the LOC122092472 gene encoding uncharacterized protein LOC122092472 isoform X2, which produces MAALHVVVFQEVVDKYVKEARALIATQEQSEIASALNLLDAALALSPRFESALELKARSLLYLRRYKEVADMLQEYIPSVKMVSEESCLSSDNSSQQLSREQVKLLPSDSIDKDPTFKCFSVSDLKKKVMAGICKSYETEGQWRYLVVGQACCHLGLIEDAMVLLQTGKRLASAAFRKESVCWSDDSFSFANVTGSSDFSYGNTPITPPPPESECVAQLLSHIKLLLRRRTAAVAALDAGLNSEAVRHFSKIVDNRRGTPQGFLAECYMHRASAYRAAGRIAEAIADCNRTLALDPTCIPALTTRASLLETIRCFSDSLRDLEHLKLLYDSILRDRKLPGPVWKRHNVRYRDVPGNLKALTSKMQELRQRLASGETGNVDYYALIGLRRGCSRSELERAHLLLSLRHRPDRAISFIDRCEFVDDRDIDSVKDQARMSALVLYRLLQKGYSTVMSTIMDEEAAEKRRKKAAAALQGAAVAASPQNQVIVPEPKLECEKSSGKPLPAAMEIQGRNRSSSDYSAVDEVKERKNVNANAAATATAAVFQGVFCRDLAVVGNLLSQVGFDIPIPVKYEALSC
- the LOC122091155 gene encoding uncharacterized protein LOC122091155 isoform X1; amino-acid sequence: MAGCNRSEEYLASQEESAAAVGKKYGGLVPKKKPLISKDHERAFFDSADWALGKQGGAGLDQKSKAAVETLRPKLERTPHQQLPPRRPACTSGVDVTAD
- the LOC122091155 gene encoding uncharacterized protein LOC122091155 isoform X2 yields the protein MAGCNRSEEYLASQEESAAAVGKKYGGLVPKKKPLISKQGGAGLDQKSKAAVETLRPKLERTPHQQLPPRRPACTSGVDVTAD